From Penaeus monodon isolate SGIC_2016 chromosome 42, NSTDA_Pmon_1, whole genome shotgun sequence, one genomic window encodes:
- the LOC119598928 gene encoding LOW QUALITY PROTEIN: zinc finger protein 91-like (The sequence of the model RefSeq protein was modified relative to this genomic sequence to represent the inferred CDS: deleted 2 bases in 2 codons), translated as MECAVCRVQFQPGDISLRVIDAVTEHTRTPMKDLVSSTLQKSLCPTDLICTKCSDLFNEKDRLQKMTVDMDRNIMTKIKDSSKKSPDATGTISIVMGETFTNEDIQAELERQYKNISIDSASAQTAAKSIDEGVAPTESRRGAPKRRRGRPPKGNRKQKLEDVPEAPPLMVNQREKRKRSGKFNTFLEVLRGEKDFYIEDEELQEPKVAKKSGGRKKKTNFGIVPVEDKSKEMMEKMCIIQVTEVDRREKEVHTVDKDKLDLDEVVQEILGISADPGTSLIEDIESLEHDGEDLISAIDEMTSQQGMIETNPRGPVKTEEMEIRSWPNIKAEDIATPSIEVTGFEDLAASMPSLEVTITQSEDNTLQAVINDPDVLNAIVKEEATEVLDDEKIVKSENAGDRDDGSDLKKYRCKLCTETFSNKSEARKHALEVHMQSDLSDNDKNAQGSFRCCECDRVFPTARGRDRHLLYMHLKHKPVQCTDCCRSFNSFRPLERHLREFHDKNPTLYCEACEAEFVLGTALEHHKEIMHPVLNKNKLAKSTVNTKLKENVKQHKVVECPICHQKVYGIKSLKLHHQKMHKGQEYTCKYCKYKTNCLSTMHRHMVRIHKALKLELYNCVKCRARYQYPKDLEEHCISVHKIDPSFLCQHCGEKFACIEMLRFHRKSHRAFSCKLCHLGFMKEEALEEHVKSVHNCDPVGLTENGDVTSQSENESVSEKMDAIDTETESTEKAPAAPNSKVLVIATDGSVQVKEEVKEASTAPPVPSEDVTLHLQQTREGGLEEMDMLNPLKGHKVKDLPKKMNCPVCNKVLTTKFLRTHMLSHKGDLPHKCHVCGKAYAQGTLLRKHMKNRHYDEFLKLGNKNPKKPKIGCDFCHEIYDNIYALEEHLWLHMEEKTIECSDCKIKFGMASNLREHYKSHYFKEARPCPVCKREFKSIGFYNEHVEKCEKRWKCEQCGLECDTQEYYRKHQRAEHGDENVIRYQCNLCEKSFVERHRYDDHMITHSAEKAFTCHICDKQFKRQRPLKDHLVRAHSDEQMMCTYCRKTFSTQQELDQHKKKHKREFPCTACGHVYASKEALTNHLLVHHSETTPHTCHICNQTFVKQANLKAHLITHNPNTPNICHVDGCHKMFRSESLLRTHVARRHHELQYECSVCDRKFGLESDLTRHMATHNTGSSLPCSECGKPFRSEAQLERHLLTHTQEKPYECGICQHTAATRHQLLRHIQIDHGINDATTQLVVNRWRCSVCSKMFVVRGSLLRHLQDHATHGVQAQGHAVKTRSTPSTLPEIPITGSATDAAAATNTFLEQVSTLSWQDLTPLLRLHVMADEEAGDVESAAVAADVWLCPGCLHATQTEEEMRDHLVETQQCQEAVILQLAGGLANAEDLDDDSVAEEHLLNEEGTGAVLQLTSNEEGLQYVIVQEEEGGTTQLNGDTPVGPEVQAEVASDDRNMQVLVSMDDSLHQLLRQPAHGDIQIVVGNTAPLKQFLTENETDSNTPVPSTSASDQVQDNLSTDAPILNGSEVLLQTADGRLVLQQTVGGVTQYQLVEGVPTGAEEVDANLSLLPSHTPSLSTDFILSD; from the exons ATGGAGTGTGCGGTGTGTAGAGTGCAGTTTCAGCCTGGGGACATCTCATTACGGGTGATAGATGCCGTGACTGAGCACACTCGCACACCGATGAAGGATTTAGTTAGTTCAACCTTGCAGAAGAGTCTGTGTCCTACAGATTTAATTTGCACAAAGTGTTCTGATCTCTTTAACGAGAAGGACCGATTGCAGAAGATGACTGTTGACATGGACAGGAACATCATGACTAAAATAAAGGACTCGAGCAAGAAGAGTCCAGACGCCACTGGGACAATCTCCATTGTTATGGGTGAGACCTTCACCAATGAAGACATCCAGGCTGAATTGGAGAGGCAGTATAAAAATATCAGTATAGACTCTGCATCAGCCCAGACTGCTGCCAAGTCCATAGATGAGGGAGTAGCCCCCACAGAGTCTCGTAGAGGAGCACCCAAAAGGAGACGTGGCCGACCACCGAAGGGGAATAGAAAGCAGAAATTGGAGGATGTACCAGAGGCACCTCCTCTCATGGTAAATCAACGAGAAAAACGGAAACGGTCAGGCAAGTTCAACACATTCCTTGAGGTCCTCAGAGGTGAAAAAGATTTCTATATTGAGGACGAGGAGTTGCAGGAGCCCAAGGTTGCTAaaaagagtggaggaaggaaaaagaagacgaactTTGGTATAGTACCTGTCGAGGACAAGAGTAAGGAGATGATGGAGAAAATGTGCATCATCCAGGTGACAGAAGTCGACAGACGTGAAAAAGAGGTGCACACAGTTGACAAGGACAAATTGGACTTGGATGAGGTTGTGCAAGAGATTTTGGGTATCAGTGCTGATCCAGGGACTTCCCTGATTGAAGATATAGAAAGTCTGGAGCACGATGGTGAGGATTTGATTAGTGCCATAGATGAGATGACCTCTCAGCAAGGAATGATAGAAACTAATCCCAGAGGACCTGTTAAAACAGAAGAAATGGAGATTAGAAGCTGGCCAAATATAAAAGCTGAAGATATTGCTACACCATCAATTGAAGTGACTGGATTTGAGGATTTGGCAGCGAGCATGCCAAGTCTTGAAGTGACTATCACACAGAGTGAGGACAATACACTTCAAGCTGTCATTAATGATCCTGATGTGTTGAATGCTATTGTCAAGGAGGAGGCCACAGAGGTGCTGGATGATGAAAAGATAGTCAAATCTGAGAATGCTGGTGATCGTGATGATGGATCTGATCTCAAGAAGTATAGATGTAAACTTTGTACTGAGACATTCTCTAACAAATCAGAAGCAAGGAAACATGCGCTAGAGGTTCATATGCAATCAGACCTcagtgacaatgataagaatgcaCAAGGAAGCTTTAGGTGTTGCGAGTGTGACAGGGTGTTCCCCACCGCAAGGGGACGTGATCGACACCTTCTGTACATGCACCTTAAGCACAAACCAGTCCAGTGCACTGACTGTTGCCGTTCTTTCAATAGCTTTCGACCACTGGAGCGTCATCTTCGTGAATTTCATGACAAGAATCCAACTTTGTACTGTGAGGCATGTGAA GCAGAATTTGTCTTAGGAACTGCATTAGAACACCATAAAGAGATCATGCATCCAGTTTTGAATAAGAACAAGTTGGCAAAGTCTACTGTAAATACAAAACTCAAGGAGAATGTGAAGCAGCACAAGGTCGTTGAGTGCCCCATTTGCCACCAAAAAGTGTATGGTATTAAGTCTTTGAAGTTGCACCACCAGAAGATGCACAAAGGACAAGAATACACTTGCAAGTACTGTAAATACAAAACCAATTGCCTTAGTACAATGCACAGG CACATGGTAAGGATTCACAAAGCATTAAAGCTAGAACTTTACAACTGTGTCAAGTGCCGAGCTAGATATCAGTATCCAAAAGACCTGGAGGAACATTGTATCTCTGTTCATAAAATAGACCCCTCCTTTCTATGTCAACATTGTGGAGAAAAATTTGCTTGTATTGAAATGCTTCGGTTTCATCGCAAGAGTCACAGAGCATTCTCGTGTAAATTGTGTCATCTAGGCTTTATGAAAGAAGAGGCCTTGGAGGAACATGTTAAGAGTGTTCATAATTGTGATCCAGTTGGTCTTACAGAAAATGGTGATGTTACAAGCcaaagtgagaatgaaagtgtGAGTGAGAAGATGGATGCTATAGATACTGAAACTGAGAGTACAGAGAAAGCACCTGCTGCTCCGAACTCAAAAGTGCTTGTTATTGCCACGGATGGCTCTGTGCAGGtcaaggaggaggtgaaagaagcaAGTACAGCTCCTCCTGTTCCTTCAGAGGATGTGACCCTTCACCTGCAGCAGACACGAGAGGGGGGCCTAGAGGAAATGGACATGCTAAATCCTCTGAAAGGACATAAGGTAAAAGATCTCCCCAAGAAGATGAACTGCCCAGTCTGCAACAAAGTCCTCACCACCAAGTTTCTAAGAACACATATGTTAAGTCACAAGGGAGATCTTCCACACAAGTGCCATGTTTGTGGAAAGGCCTATGCTCAGGGAACCTTGCTGAGGAAACACATGAAGAACAGGCATTATGACGAGTTTCTAAAGTTGGGAAATAAGAACCCAAAGAAGCCCAAGATTGGTTGTGATTTTTGTCATGAAatctatgataatatttatgcacTGGAGGAACATCTGTGGCTacacatggaagaaaaaacaatTGAGTGTTCAGATTGCAAAATCAAGTTTGGGATGGCCAGCAATCTCAGAGAGCACTACAAGAGCCACTACTTCAAAGAAGCCCGTCCATGCCCTGTATGTAAAAGAGAATTCAAATCTATTGGATTTTATAATGAACATGTGGAGAAGTGTGAGAAACGTTGGAAGTGTGAGCAGTGTGGATTGGAGTGTGACACTCAAGAATATTATAGGAAGCATCAGCGGGCAGAGCATGGAGATGAGAATGTTATAAGATACCAGTGCAACTTATGTGAAAAGTCCTTTGTGGAGCGTCATCGTTATGATGACCACATGATAACACACTCTGCAGAGAAGGCATTTACGTGCCACATATGTGATAAACAGTTCAAACGTCAAAGACCATTGAAAGATCACCTTGTTCGAGCTCATTCAGATGAACAGATGATGTGTACTTATTGCCGGAAGACATTCTCTACACAGCAAGAACTTGATCAgcataaaaagaaacacaagcGGGAATTTCCATGCACTGCATGTGGCCATGTCTATGCATCAAAAGAAGCACTCACTAATCATCTTCTGGTGCATCATTCAGAGACAACTCCACATACATGTCATATATGTAACCAGACCTTTGTTAAGCAGGCAAACTTGAAGGCACACTTGATTACGCACAACCCGAATACACCTAATATATGCCATGTGGATGGATGTCATAAGATGTTCCGGTCAGAGAGTCTGTTGAGGACTCATGTTGCCCGTCGTCATCACGAATTGCAGTATGAATGTTCAGTCTGCGATCGGAAGTTTGGCTTGGAGTCTGATTTGACTCGACATATGGCAACACACAACACTGGGTCCTCCCTTCCTTGCTCAGAATGTGGCAAACCTTTCCGGAGTGAAGCTCAGCTCGAGAGACacctcctcactcacacacaggaAAAGCCATATGAGTGTGGCATTTGTCAACACACAGCTGCAACACGGCATCAGTTGCTGCGGCATATCCAGATTGACCATGGAATTAATGATGCGACAACTCAACTCGTGGTTAATCGTTGGCGGTGTTCTGTGTGTAGTAAAATGTTTGTTGTAAGAGGTTCATTACTACGCCATCTGCAGGATCATGCTACTCATGGTGTTCAGGCCCAAGGACATGCTGTTAAAACACGTTCGACACCATCTACATTGCCAGAGATACCTATTACAGGAAGTGCTACTGATGCAGCTGCTGCCACTAACACTTTCCTGGAACAAGTGTCAACTTTGAGTTGGCAAGATTTAACTCCTCTGCTCCGCCTTCATGTTATGGCTGATGAAGAAGCAGGTGATGTAGAGTCTGCAGCAGTGGCAGCGGATGTATGGCTGTGTCCTGGTTGTTTGCATGCCacacagacagaggaagaaatgagagaccACTTGGTAGAAACTCAGCAGTGTCAGGAGGCAGTTATCCTACAGTTAGCAGGAGGTCTAGCCAATGCAGAGGATTTGGATGATGATAGTGTTGCCGAAGAGCATCTCCTGAATGAAGAAGGAACTGGAGCTGTATTGCAGTTAACAAGTAATGAAGAAGGTTTGCAGTATGTCATTGtccaggaagaagaaggaggaaccaCACAGCTCAATGGAGATACTCCAGTTGGACCTGAAGTTCAAGCTGAAGTGGCAAGTGATGATAGGAACATGCAAGTCCTAGTAAGCATGGATGACAGCCTTCACCAGCTGCTTCGTCAGCCAGCACATGGAGATATCCAAATAGTTGTCGGGAATACAGCACCTTTAAAGCAATTCTTGACTGAGAATGAGACTGACTCTAATACACCTGTTCCAAGCACTTCGGCAAGTGACCAAGTACAAGACAACCTTTCTACAGATGCACCAATCCTAAATGGATCAGAGGTGTTGCTGCAGACAGCTGATGGGCGGCTTGTATTGCAACAAACAGTGGGTGGTGTGACTCAGTATCAGCTAGTTGAAGGGGTCCCAACTGGAGCTGAAGAAGTTGATGCTAATCTTTCATTGCTTCCATCTCATACACCATCTCTTTCCACTGATTtcatattgtcagattaa